GAGGAGTAAAAAATTTGTCACTCTAAGTACCTTCACACGTATCACACTATTTTTCCAACACTGTCTGTACTTCAACTGTACTACTGTTTCTGTGAGAAAAGGTGTGTGTGTATGATgtcttgaaaaaaaaatggtgGTGATGGTCCagttaaaagaaaaattccATTTTCGGAAAGATGGGAAGTAGTGAGACAAGACTCAGAATGAGCCGGACACCGATGCATGGAACAAGGAAAAGATTGCAAGTTAGAATTGACTCATCTCTTGGTTTATTTCTTTAAACACCCAACATTAACGTACGCCTTCTATTTGTTGCAagtcttcttcatttgtaGGCCGGGAAAGGCTAACAGACAGGACCATGAGCAATTTAGCTACGTTTGCATCTGAGGTGgatttcaaagtttctCATTGGCTGTGTTGTTTGGTCTCTCTTATCTATATAAAATCAGTCTATAAGAAATAAGATAAGATTGCGAAAAGTACGTCTTCCTGCAGTGTTTTACTGCCAAATAACTCTAACAATATATACGAGTTGTGGCTAGTGTGGGAGGAAGCGAGAGAGAGGAAGAAACACTCGCAGAAAGTGGGGGTTGATACCAGATAACGGGATCCTCCTTCCTCCGATCATGGTCACATTTTATTGCAACTTTTGTTTGATTGTTTTTTGACTGTGGTACACCGGTAACGGCTTTCCGACTCACACTGCCGAAACAGGCTACCCGAATTTGTTAAGCAAATATCTCATGATACGAAAGATTCACATGTGTTGTATATAGTGATAATTGGGTGTTAGAGGACATAGTACAATATAATACACGGGAAACATATACACACGGACATTTGTGTGTGGGGTTGAATTTACAAGTGCTACAAGTCTTTTTTAGTTACTTTTCTTGTATTTTGTATGTTTGTACTTGTAAGTCTTGTCTAGGCGATAGCCGCTGTCAGTATTCCTTTGTCAATTAAAGACGTTTGTAAAACTCAAAATGGAGTTTAAGAACCCTTCGGATTAACGGAACTATTGAACCAAGATATCTCCCTCGAGAAAGAGCAATTGTGAAAGGGGGGACCAGAAGAGAATGGCTCACCTTCCAAAAAGTTGCGGGATAAAAACATACATCCGTGCCCCACACTAGCAAAAAGGGATTCCTGTATCAACCATAGCACGAGGCATTTCCTACGGACATCCCCATCCCAATACCTCACAAAAGAAAACCGGATCCAGGAAAAGGAATGGGCAAGAAAAAGAGGCATCCCAACGTAAAATATAGGAATCCCAAACAACAGAAAAGAAGCACAATCACTACGtcattttcttgtttctaTCTATAGCCTCACACTTCACCCAGTACTCCCCCCACACCAACATACTTACCATTGCTGTGGGACAATGGAAGGAGGTGGGAGGGAGCCTGGTGAACTCGTACTAACCTTTTAGAAGGGCAATTTGATCCGTTTTCTTTACACGATCATATATTCCTTTTTTGGTCTTTTTTGCTATCCTAGTACACGTATCCCACAGAAACACAAGCACAAAGCCCATCAGGTCCTGTCCCAGAAGCCCAAAATCGTCATGTTACCTTTTCTCGCCCACTAGCACAATGGAGGGGGGGGAGCCTAGAAAGACAATAGTGCTACAGAAGGGACAGTCACAATGTATCGTGTGGGAATCGACTCCTTCGCCTCTCCCCCAGGCTTCCTTTTCCATCATCCCCCCTTCCCATGCAGAACTCTTTTAGAGAAGCAGTGATTTCAAGACATCATACTACAAGTCCTCTCTCCTTTGTCTACTGAGTAAAGATGATCATTTGACCCATTAGACCAAACAAGACCAGTGATGTTATAGAAATCGATTGGATCACTGGCAATAGAATTGGGCGATTCCGATTCCTTTACCATTGAACAACATCACCAAGCTCGAGCAAGAGAGCAAGAGAGCAAGAGAAGTAGAgccattttttctttctttttccctTATTCCGAAGAAGCACATTAGTCTCCtaacattaaaaatttttctttgaacttTTTGTAACTAATGAGTGGAAAACAGAAAGATATATATAGGGATTGAGTTTTCTATGAACTCTATTCCTGAAGCCCCAAATCACTTTATAAACTATCCTTTACAGtactttttttattcttggTATATTCTCCTTTGTAATAGAAAACCAACACATAACCAAATAGATTATTATTAACAATGGGTGTCCAAGAAGttttgaagagaaagacCGGTGTCATCGTCGGTGACGACGTTAGAGCCTTGTTCGACTACGCTAAGGAACACAAGTTCGCTATCCCAGCTATCAACgttacttcttcttccactgttgttgctgcttTGGAAGCTGCTAGAGACGCTAAGTCCCCAATCATCTTGCAAACCTCCAACGGTGGTGCTGCTTACTTCGCTGGTAAGGGTGTCTCCAACGACGGCCAAAACGCTTCCATCAGAGGTTCCATCGCTGCTGCTCACTACATCAGATCCATTGCTCCAGCTTACGGTATCCCAGTTGTCTTGCACTCTGACCACTGTGCTAAGAAGCTATTGCCATGGTACGATGGTATGTTGGAAGCTGACGAAGCTTACTTCAAGGAACACGGTGAACCATTGTTCTCCTCCCACATGTTGGACTTGTCCGAAGAAACCGATGACGAAAACATCGCTACTTGTGTCAAGTACTTCAAGAGAATGGCCGCTATGAACCAATGGTTGGAAATGGAAATCGGTATCACCGGtggtgaagaagatggtgTTAACAACGAACACGTTGACAAGGAATCCTTGTACACCAAGCCAGAAACCGTTTTCGCCGTCCACGAAGCTTTGGCCCCAATCTCTCCAAACTTCTCCATCGCTGCCGCTTTCGGTAACGTCCACGGTGTCTACCAAGCCGGTAACGTCGTCTTGTCCCCAGAAATCTTGGCTGACCACCAAAAGTACGCCGCTGAAAAGACCGGTGCCCCAGCTGGCTCTAAGCCATTGTACTTGGTCTTCCAcggtggttctggttccaCCCAAGAAGAATTCAACACCGGTATCAACAACGGTGTTGTCAAGGTCAACTTGGACACTGACTGTCAATACGCTTACTTGACCGGTATCAGAGACTACGTCTTGAACAAGAAGGACTACATCATGTCCATGGTCGGTAACCCAGAAGGTGCTGACAAGCCAAACAAGAAGTTCTTCGACCCAAGAGTCTGGGTTAGAGAAGGTGAAAAGACCATGTCCAAGAGAATCTCTGAAGCTTTGGACGTCTTCCACACCAAGAACACTTTGTAAATGTAATgagttttttgaaatttatttattaagaatttttttttgaagcaCATTTTATTTACAATATGACCCCCCATACAATTTACATACACATTTTAcatatcaaataattttaCGACTCGTATAAGATATAAGATGATACAATATTTCTAAAGAATAACATATTATATCAGACCAAAAAGTACACTATTCATCAACTATCTGTTTATATAAATCTACAGTCAataaactttgaaaatCATAAATGTGTAAATattgcaaaagaaaaatgtaaatctatttataattaaattaaaatttgaaaaagcaaatataaaaaatttaagCACTTGCCGAATATGTATATTAGCTCTCCATGCTAAAAAAATGGTTAATGGTGCACCTGAGACAGTGAACAACTTTTGTATCTGAGTTACAGTTACAACAATAACACATTTAACTCTTACTTCATAACCACGCCTTTCCTGGTGGCCAAGCTTCACAGACAAGTAGATGAAAGTACAATACTTGCAAAGCCACCTGAATAAGTTTCGATTCCCAGCCTCAACTGATCCTCTATGATAACTCCGAGCTATTTTGCACGCGGCTAAACTAAATGGGGATGAGGACAATCAATCTTATCGTCCACTTTTTCTGCATTAAATGTTGAAGATGAGACATAATAGCAGAATGAGTTCATTTTTTACTCTTTCTTCCAATCTTAGATAACGGTGGTGGAATATCCCCACAGTGCGTTCTAGTAATTTTGTAGTCGATTAGACCAGCTATTACTGCAGTTACTAGACCTATGCCACTCAGAACAATACCACATATAAAATTAGAATGTAAACTATGCGTAAATCCTCCCGGAGTAGAATCGTTACCCAGTGGGGCCACATACCACATAACCATGGCTGTATAACTTGGACCAATAGAAATGGCATATGAAATAACAGTGATAATCAGTGATGCAGCTATACCTTGTGATTCTTTTCTTACAGAGTCAGAGAATAGCAAAGTAGCTGTAGGCACTGTAATATCTACTGCAAACGGAGCTATTATTGAGGAAACAAAAGGCTGTGCCCAATATGTTGTATTTGGAGTCACTGTGGccatcaaaatattggGCACAAGAAAGCAAACCATTGATATGACCATCATAGTGGGTGCTTTAATATTAAGCTGCAGACACGTTACTGTAAATATTGCTGCAGGTATACTTCCTATTGCCAAAGGAACCAATTTTGCTGCAATTCTCAATGGACTATCATTATGTACAAGTTCATAGAACTGCCAAAACCAATTTGCCCATATAACGAAACTTAAAAATCCAAAATAGACACAGATTAGAATTACAACAACATCGGCTCTCAAATGCTGGAGCGGTACCAGCGGATCATCGACCCTCCAATCGACAAACATTGCAATAAGTATTAAGATTACTCCGATAATAAGAGTAATATAAGTATGTGGTGGTGACCACCCAAGTGCAGATGCTTGTGTAAATGCAACGTCAAACAAAACCAAACCTGATACACCTGTAATAGCTCCCAGATAATCGAATCTCTTGTAGAGTGGTTTTGAATTTGGTTTGTGAACAATATTATCTGGGGGAATGAATAATATGGCTCCTACGGTATACAGCACACAAACACAAGCCAACGCCCAGTAGTTCCAAGCCCATTTAGTTAATTGGGCAAAAAGACTTGAAAATGTTGTACCAATAACAAATCCTGTAGACGTCATCATACCAAAAATGGAGAATATAATAGTTTTCTTTAAACCTGGCTCGAAGTATGTTCTACCCATGATGGCTAAAGAGTTAGGCACTATAAATCCTGAGCCAATACCTTGCAAGGCTCTAGCGGTGTAATAGAAAGCCTGATTACCTCTATCATAGTAACTAAAGCCTGTTATCAAAGACCATATTGTTAGCCAAATCCAACCGAAAACTACCATCCGTTTATGCCCGTTCAAATCTCCTAATTTACCAGCAATCAAGACCATAACAGCAGAACCAAGCATGTAACTCGCATTTGCCCAACCAACAAGACCACCCTTAGCAGGCTCGATTCTGTATCTTTCTCTCAGGTAAGCCGCTATGGGAACACCCTGCACAGCTCCTATAAGTGTTACTAACTGCGACGAAATCAGGATAATAACCAGAAATATCTCTCTGATCCATGTCTTTGGTAGCCTGATACTGGTGTCTACCTCTGTAAGTTTCTCAGCTGAATACTCAGTATCCGAAGATGTACTGGTACTACTCAAATTTGACTTCGACATTGGAGAAGACATGCGTGTTGCATCTATATTTAATGCCTGATGCCTTTTCAATAGTTCTATACCAAACTAAAACTGCTACTTTAAATTAATACTAGGAAGCTTCCTGGTAATGGGTATACTTTCTAATTATTATTTGCAACCTCTGTGTTCGCAAGGCTTCAATAGgttaatataatatcatagaataatataatagaatatataagaaaggataaaaaatttttttgcagaGTTCAGGTTTTTGATCCTTCTACAGCATACGTAGCGAGCACATGTAATATGCTTTTTACTACCCCCCCTGCACTCATCAAAGAAACTGTAAATCTAATGTAAAACGTTACAAATCTTTAGTACCGTATTTCCCTATTGGAATGGGACAGACAGGCAATTGTGTAAGTGCTCATCTAAGTACTGAAGGGGAAATGAAAATACAGCCATCGTTCTTTTGACTTTTCCTCTTAAGAGTGCACACACAAAGCGAGTCCCTTCGCAATACCTGTTGATCTCCTTTTAGACTTGTCATTATACAAGAGACAATCCCATCAAACTTTCCCAACGTATTACACAATATTTTGTAAGTTTCTGTATTGGCGAAATACAGATGAGAGTGTAGCAGAGCTCTTTCCTGAATGAAATAGGAGGCCATACAATCAATGGGGGGAGGTCCATGGGGAGAAGGGGCGATATCTTTCGCGCAGTTGCTTTCCTTCGCAACCCGTATTGCCTTCCTATCTGTATGGGGTTGTAATTGACAGCTACTGGCGTGCAATAACACCAATACCACTGTGGAAAAGTGGTGTCAATAGATCACAGTTGTAGCAGGATGCTGATATGATTACGAACACTATCAAATTATGTAATTTCAGGTTCAATAGTACAAGAGCTCATGTGAAAATATAAGCTATTTGAATACCGGCATGGTATTCTAATAAACTGCGCGAGGCCCTGAGCTCGAAAAAAAATccaacaatgaaaaaaattgaaaactaaataaaaatatgtcAAAATGTAGTATTGATCTCATCGCTGTTTGTTATAGCTACACTAAAACATTGCTATGAATTTAGTTCTTTAAAATATAGTATTGTAATTCAGACAACTACATAACCGGCGCAGGTGTTTTTTACAGTGGTATTTAACTGATAGAGATAAGTAAAAGAGAGATGGAACAACAACCAGTGGCAAAACagatcaagaagaacaatggTCCTAGACGTAGACCCAAGAAGAGTGGAGAGGCAAAGAAGGCTAATAGAAATGATCAAAGCGATTCCGGCAAGAAGAAACCTGGAGTGAAGGACAATAACAGGAGATCTaggaacaagaaaaatgataaaGGCAAGGATTTTAAGGTGATTCAAGATGATACCACTAAGCAGAATAATAAGGTGCGGGATGAACAAGTATCAGAATGCGAACACCTGTTGAACAAATCTCATGGTTTCAAGTTGTTTCGCAAAGGTGATTTTATCAACACATACAGCTTCACATTCCATGATCCATCCCGAACAAGGAGCAAAGACAGTAACATAAGGGTCAGAGTACAGGTGCCGCATGACTATCCAAGAAATGGATTGACGCTCAACATTGAGTCGAAGTCAAGAGATACTGAAGTGTTACAGACGATATgcaaaaatttcaaaatatcttcTAGAAATTTAACAAGGCAAGCTGTACCGATTGTATCACAGTTGAACATGCTAGTGAATTCATTTGATGAGTACACGGTATCAAATTACGCTGCATTCGAAGATATGAAGTCACAATGGTTTAAATCTTTTGAACAAAGGGATCAATTGGAAGTAGTACCAGCTCTGCCGAAAGCTGATGTATCAGTGGCATGAAATTAGTATATCATTTTGCATAGATATTAAGTAACTGAATAACAAGCATAATTTACTGTATCAAAAAGCCAAGGGGTAAATCAATACGACGCCATTATAGTTTACACATGCACAGGGGCACTTCATTTCTACCGCTTTTATCTCCCACACTGCAATTGAGTATAAGTAAAAGAGTTGCAAGTTTCCGCCATTTGATTGCCCTTTCGCACGATGTGGTATAACAATGTCGGGACGGAACCATAATTTTAAGTACCAGTTTGCATTTGCCTCGGATCCGGTTTTTCCCCCAGAGGCTCACGTATCAGCACAATCCTCTACATACACTGACAATCCCATCTTGCAACTACAATGCggtgttttttttcacacaagaatttctcaatttttATAGTCTCCTTATGCTCATGTGATTCTATCCGACTACTACACCAAGAAGAACCGTTACCAACGATTGCACAAGCCTTTGCACAAGCCTTTGCACAAGCCTTTAGTGCTTTTGAGTGCATTGCTCAAATCCAAAATACACTAATCTGCAATACCTTCGATGTCCAGTAGCTATTTTGACATGGTTTGCTATTTCATATGGGCCTTATCAGACAGAACTCATCTCTGCGGGGTTTTACTGTAAGTAATCTAATTCCCATCGcttttttcagaaaaaaattttttttttttgtgaaaaaatattttattttgatatttggtATTTCCAAATCCGGTTGTGCAGGAGGTTCTGTGTGTGGGGGTTATTTATGATCCAgtaaatttatttattttgtcaATTCCTCattgaaatatttcatGAATTTTGCAATTTAGACTTTGCAAGAGCTTGGTACATGCAAGGATTGATCCCATTGAGACTTGTTTATAAGAAGTACGGGGACTGAGGGTTTATTTTGTT
This window of the Nakaseomyces glabratus chromosome L, complete sequence genome carries:
- the FBA1 gene encoding fructose-bisphosphate aldolase FBA1 (CAGL0L02497g~Fructose-bisphosphate aldolase; expression downregulated in biofilm vs planktonic cell culture; protein abundance increased in ace2 mutant cells); translation: MGVQEVLKRKTGVIVGDDVRALFDYAKEHKFAIPAINVTSSSTVVAALEAARDAKSPIILQTSNGGAAYFAGKGVSNDGQNASIRGSIAAAHYIRSIAPAYGIPVVLHSDHCAKKLLPWYDGMLEADEAYFKEHGEPLFSSHMLDLSEETDDENIATCVKYFKRMAAMNQWLEMEIGITGGEEDGVNNEHVDKESLYTKPETVFAVHEALAPISPNFSIAAAFGNVHGVYQAGNVVLSPEILADHQKYAAEKTGAPAGSKPLYLVFHGGSGSTQEEFNTGINNGVVKVNLDTDCQYAYLTGIRDYVLNKKDYIMSMVGNPEGADKPNKKFFDPRVWVREGEKTMSKRISEALDVFHTKNTL
- a CDS encoding uncharacterized protein (CAGL0L02519g~Has domain(s) with predicted role in transmembrane transport and integral component of membrane localization), which encodes MSSPMSKSNLSSTSTSSDTEYSAEKLTEVDTSIRLPKTWIREIFLVIILISSQLVTLIGAVQGVPIAAYLRERYRIEPAKGGLVGWANASYMLGSAVMVLIAGKLGDLNGHKRMVVFGWIWLTIWSLITGFSYYDRGNQAFYYTARALQGIGSGFIVPNSLAIMGRTYFEPGLKKTIIFSIFGMMTSTGFVIGTTFSSLFAQLTKWAWNYWALACVCVLYTVGAILFIPPDNIVHKPNSKPLYKRFDYLGAITGVSGLVLFDVAFTQASALGWSPPHTYITLIIGVILILIAMFVDWRVDDPLVPLQHLRADVVVILICVYFGFLSFVIWANWFWQFYELVHNDSPLRIAAKLVPLAIGSIPAAIFTVTCLQLNIKAPTMMVISMVCFLVPNILMATVTPNTTYWAQPFVSSIIAPFAVDITVPTATLLFSDSVRKESQGIAASLIITVISYAISIGPSYTAMVMWYVAPLGNDSTPGGFTHSLHSNFICGIVLSGIGLVTAVIAGLIDYKITRTHCGDIPPPLSKIGRKSKK
- the SMU2 gene encoding Smu2p (CAGL0L02541g~Ortholog(s) have cytoplasm localization), whose amino-acid sequence is MEQQPVAKQIKKNNGPRRRPKKSGEAKKANRNDQSDSGKKKPGVKDNNRRSRNKKNDKGKDFKVIQDDTTKQNNKVRDEQVSECEHLLNKSHGFKLFRKGDFINTYSFTFHDPSRTRSKDSNIRVRVQVPHDYPRNGLTLNIESKSRDTEVLQTICKNFKISSRNLTRQAVPIVSQLNMLVNSFDEYTVSNYAAFEDMKSQWFKSFEQRDQLEVVPALPKADVSVA